A stretch of the Pseudomonas helvetica genome encodes the following:
- a CDS encoding autotransporter domain-containing protein produces MNTDVRRNRAQPITTGSLLLLVAALPAAVQAAYLDPGQVGDPASWRTAEYQRDWGLDRLKANEAYAAGFTGKGVKIGALDSGFDPNHPEAARFHAVTATGNDLNGTPFSVSGIHNANNDSHGTHVTGTMGAARDGVGMHGVAFNADVYVANTNQNDSFLFGPGPDPKYFKAAYDALADAGVRVINNSWGSQPKDVDYKTIDSLHAAYAQHWNRNTWIDAAADVSRRGVINVFSAGNSGYANASVRASLPYFEPDLEGHWLAVSGLDKNNQQKYNQCGIAKYWCISTPGAQIYSTIVGGGYASYNGTSMAAPHATGALALVMERYPYMNNQQALQVLLTTATQLDGSITDAPTARVGWGVPDLARAMRGPGQLLGPFDASLAAGQRDVWSNDISDKALIQRQSEDAAEHSAWQQTLKDKGWENGVAANASQQDQTDYAVGTARDAAAATRLYEGSLIKSGAGQLILAGNNSYRGSTTVDGGLLTVNGSLSSAVTVNDSGTLGGSGRVGGLIANRGATVAPGNSIGTLQVSGDVTLAPGSTYAVELSPTRSDRIVASGTATVTGATVSLALENSPTLLSASQVESLLGHQYNILQAAGGIQGQFAAVVPNYLFIGGILDYSATGVQLAIQRNGTSFASVGQTPNQRSVAAAAEQLGTGNPVYESLLLLPSAASAQQAFQQLSGEIYPALDTLLINDSRYLRDAVTERLQADPATGGSGWVKALGAWGKTDTRNDTAGSTTSIGGLLAGVDGLLDEDTRLGFVTGYSDSSLNLDSGTHSRAQVDSYHLGAYAGRELGALRLSLGGSYSWHRADIKRDLHYGEVSAKQKAKVDANTTQVFTEAAYRMDRLPVALEPFANLAYVHLDTGGFTEKGDAAALKSGRDTRDAVLGTLGVRALKTINLSSQQQLDLAGTLGWQHNLSATRSEDHLAFASGGPTFAVESAPLARNAALIGVQAGLALAKDVRLNLDYNGRLASGENSHGVGLSLNWQF; encoded by the coding sequence ATGAACACGGACGTACGTCGTAATCGTGCCCAGCCGATCACCACCGGCTCATTGTTGTTGCTCGTCGCCGCGCTGCCTGCTGCAGTTCAGGCGGCTTATCTCGATCCGGGGCAAGTGGGGGATCCCGCCAGTTGGCGCACCGCTGAGTACCAGCGCGACTGGGGCCTGGATCGCCTGAAGGCGAATGAAGCCTATGCCGCAGGATTCACCGGCAAAGGGGTGAAGATCGGCGCACTGGACTCGGGTTTTGATCCGAACCATCCCGAAGCCGCACGCTTTCATGCGGTCACGGCCACCGGCAACGACCTCAACGGCACACCGTTCAGTGTCAGCGGCATTCACAACGCCAACAACGACTCCCACGGCACCCATGTCACCGGCACCATGGGCGCTGCGCGTGACGGTGTCGGCATGCACGGCGTGGCGTTCAACGCGGATGTGTACGTCGCCAATACCAATCAGAACGACAGCTTCCTGTTTGGCCCCGGCCCCGATCCGAAGTATTTCAAGGCGGCCTATGACGCCTTGGCCGATGCTGGCGTGCGGGTAATCAACAACAGCTGGGGCAGCCAGCCCAAGGATGTCGACTACAAGACGATCGACAGCCTGCACGCCGCCTATGCCCAGCACTGGAACCGCAACACCTGGATCGATGCGGCCGCCGATGTCTCGCGGCGTGGCGTGATCAACGTGTTCAGCGCCGGCAACAGCGGGTACGCCAACGCCAGCGTGCGTGCGAGCCTGCCGTATTTCGAGCCGGACCTGGAAGGCCACTGGCTGGCGGTCTCGGGGCTGGATAAAAACAACCAGCAAAAATACAACCAGTGCGGGATCGCCAAGTACTGGTGTATCAGCACGCCGGGCGCGCAGATCTACAGCACCATCGTCGGTGGCGGTTATGCCAGTTACAACGGCACGTCGATGGCGGCACCCCATGCAACCGGGGCCTTGGCGCTAGTGATGGAACGCTATCCGTACATGAACAACCAGCAAGCCTTGCAGGTGTTGCTGACCACTGCGACCCAGCTTGACGGTTCGATCACCGACGCGCCGACCGCTCGGGTCGGTTGGGGCGTGCCCGACCTTGCGCGGGCGATGAGAGGGCCGGGGCAATTGCTCGGTCCATTCGACGCCAGTCTTGCCGCCGGTCAACGTGATGTGTGGAGCAACGACATCTCGGACAAGGCGCTGATCCAGCGTCAGAGCGAAGATGCCGCCGAACACAGCGCCTGGCAACAGACCTTGAAAGACAAAGGCTGGGAAAACGGTGTCGCGGCCAATGCCAGTCAGCAGGACCAGACCGATTATGCGGTGGGCACGGCGCGCGATGCCGCTGCCGCGACACGACTGTATGAAGGCAGCCTTATCAAATCCGGTGCGGGTCAGTTGATACTGGCCGGGAACAACAGCTATCGCGGTTCGACCACGGTGGATGGCGGGCTGTTGACGGTCAATGGGTCGCTGAGTTCGGCGGTGACGGTCAATGACAGCGGCACCCTGGGTGGCTCCGGGCGAGTCGGTGGATTGATCGCCAACCGCGGCGCAACCGTCGCGCCGGGCAATTCGATCGGCACCTTGCAGGTCAGCGGTGATGTGACGCTGGCCCCCGGTTCGACCTATGCGGTGGAGCTGTCGCCGACCCGCAGCGACCGCATTGTTGCCAGCGGCACGGCGACCGTCACCGGTGCCACTGTCAGCCTTGCGCTGGAAAACAGCCCGACATTGTTAAGTGCCAGCCAGGTCGAAAGCCTGCTGGGTCACCAGTACAACATCCTGCAAGCGGCGGGCGGCATTCAGGGACAATTCGCTGCGGTGGTGCCGAACTATCTGTTCATCGGCGGCATTCTCGACTATTCGGCGACGGGCGTGCAGCTGGCGATTCAACGCAACGGCACGTCGTTCGCCAGTGTTGGGCAAACCCCGAACCAACGTTCTGTGGCCGCCGCCGCCGAGCAATTGGGCACCGGCAATCCGGTTTACGAAAGCCTCTTGTTGTTGCCATCGGCAGCGTCTGCCCAACAGGCGTTCCAGCAGTTGTCCGGAGAAATCTATCCGGCGCTCGACACCTTGCTGATCAACGACAGCCGTTACCTGCGTGATGCGGTGACAGAGCGTTTGCAGGCCGATCCGGCAACGGGCGGTAGCGGTTGGGTCAAGGCGCTGGGCGCCTGGGGCAAGACCGATACGCGCAACGACACGGCTGGCTCGACCACCTCGATTGGCGGCTTGCTGGCCGGGGTCGACGGCTTGCTCGACGAAGACACTCGTCTGGGATTCGTCACGGGTTACAGCGACAGCTCGCTGAACCTGGACAGCGGCACCCATTCGCGGGCGCAGGTCGACAGTTATCACCTGGGCGCTTACGCCGGACGTGAACTGGGCGCGCTGCGCCTAAGTCTTGGCGGGTCTTACAGCTGGCACCGGGCAGACATCAAGCGCGACCTGCACTACGGCGAAGTCAGCGCCAAGCAGAAAGCCAAGGTCGACGCCAACACCACGCAAGTGTTCACCGAAGCGGCCTACCGGATGGACCGGTTGCCAGTAGCGCTGGAGCCGTTCGCCAACCTCGCCTATGTGCACCTGGACACTGGCGGTTTCACTGAAAAAGGTGATGCCGCAGCGTTGAAAAGTGGTCGCGACACGCGTGATGCGGTGCTCGGCACGTTGGGTGTGCGAGCGCTGAAAACCATCAACCTTTCCAGTCAGCAACAGCTCGACCTGGCCGGCACCCTCGGCTGGCAGCACAACTTGAGTGCTACCCGATCGGAAGACCATCTGGCGTTTGCCAGCGGCGGCCCGACGTTCGCCGTCGAAAGCGCACCACTGGCGCGCAACGCGGCGCTGATCGGGGTTCAGGCAGGGCTGGCATTGGCCAAGGACGTCCGTTTGAACCTCGATTACAACGGCCGTCTGGCCAGCGGCGAAAACAGCCACGGAGTAGGCCTGAGCCTGAATTGGCAGTTCTAA